ATACTTTGAAGGATTCAGGTACACCTGGTTCTGGAATGTTTTCACCTTTAACGATGGCTTCATAAGTTTTTACACGACCAACAACATCATCGGATTTAACTGTCAATATTTCTTGAAGTGTATAAGCTGCGCCATATGCTTCAAGTGCCCAAACTTCCATTTCCCCGAAACGCTGACCACCGAACTGAGCTTTACCACCTAATGGTTGCTGAGTTACAAGTGAGTATGGGCCTGTGGAACGTGCATGGATTTTATCATCAACGAGATGATGTAATTTAAGCATATACACGCAACCAACAGTAACTGGATTTTCAAATGGTTCACCAGTACGTCCATCATATAAAATAGTTTTACCATTTTCGGAGAAACCAGAAGCTTTGAGTGTTTCAAATACTTCATCACCTTTAGCACCATCGAATACTGGTGTTGCGATGTGAATACCAGCAACATCTGGTTTTGGCATTCCATATTTATCAAAATCATAGCCAATAGCACGCAAACGTTTTTCAACTGTTGGATCGCCAGCTTTAATCTGCATACCGAGTTCACGAACTGCCATACCAAGATGAGTTTCGAGAACCTGACCGATATTCATACGAGAAGGCACGCCTAATGGGTTGAGCACGATATTAACTGGTGTACCATCTGGTAAGAATGGCATATCTTCTTCACGCATAACACGGGAAACAACCCCTTTGTTACCATGACGACCAGCCATTTTATCGCCGACAGAAATCTTACGTTTCTGAGCAATATATACACGAACGAGTTCGTTTACACCAGCTGGCAATTCATCATTATGAGCGCGCGTAAAGATTTTTACATCGACAATGCGTCCAGATTCACCGTGTGGTACACGAAGAGATGTATCACGAACTTCACGTGCTTTTTCACCGAAAATAGCACGAAGTAATCTTTCTTCTGCCGTGAGTTCTGTTTCACCTTTTGGTGTAACTTTACCAACTAAGATATCACCTGCACGAACTTCTGCACCGATACGAATAATACCATCAGCATCGAGGTCTTTAAGCGCATCTTCTGCTACGTTTGGAATGTCCTGAGTGATTTCTTCTGGTCCGAGTTTTGTATCACGAGCGGAGCATTCATATTCTTCAATATGAATGGAAGTATATATATCTTCTTTTACAAGTTTTTCACTGAGCAAAATAGCGTCTTCGTAGTTATAACCTTCCCATGGCATATAAGCTACGATTACGTTATAACCAAGTGCAAGTTCACCATGGTCTGTTGCTGGACCGTCTGCAATTGGTTCTTTTGCTTCTACATGGTCGCCTTTATAAACAATTGGCACCTGATTTATGCAAGTTCCTTGGTTGGAACGCATGTATTTTTGTAATTTATAATGGTCGATTTCGCCTGTTTCATCAGCGCGAACTTCGATAAAGTCAGCTGTAGCACGTACAACTTCACCTGCATGTTTAGCAAGTATCATAACACCGGAGTCACATGCTGCTTTATATTCCATACCAGTACCAACGAGTGGAGCCTGTGTTCTGAAAAGTGGAACAGCCTGACGTTGCATGTTCGCACCCATGAGTGCACGGTTCGCGTCATCGTTTTCGAGGAATGGTATCATAGCTGTTGCGATGGATACGATTTGTTTTGGCGAAACGTCCATGTAATCAACGCTGTTAGCATCAACAAGCATTGTTTCTTCATGAACACGCGCTGTTACACGGCTAGCTTTAAACCAGTTGTTTTCATCAAGTGGTTCATTGGCTTGTGCAATTACTAAATCGTCTTCTTCATCGGCTGTTAAATAACGAACTTCATTTGTTACAACTTTATTTACTTTATCAACTTTACGATATGGAGTTTCCATAAAGCCAAATTCATTGATACGAGCATAAGTTGCAAGTGAACCGATAAGACCGATGTTTGGACCTTCTGGTGTTTCAATAGGACACATACGACCGTAGTGAGAGTTGTGTACGTCACGTACTTCGAACCCTGCACGTTCACGGCTAAGACCACCAGGACCAAGTGCGGATAAACGACGTTTATGTGTAAGTTCGCTAAGTGGATTGTTTTG
The window above is part of the Megamonas hypermegale genome. Proteins encoded here:
- the rpoB gene encoding DNA-directed RNA polymerase subunit beta encodes the protein MFNPVSVGKRTRYSYAKIKEVMDMPHLLDIQRNSYDWFMKEGLQEIFHDISPIQGFTGNLSLSFEGFSLGKPKYDIDECKERDVTYAAPLRVKVCLVNNDTGEVKKQELFMGDFPLMTETGTFIINGAERVIVSQLVRSPGAYYSENIDPTGKRLYNTTVIPNRGAWIEFETDLNDVISVRLDRNRKLPATVLIRALGYGTNDAILSLFDNDERIRNTIDRDTTVTKEEGLVEIYKRQRPGDPPTVDNAKQLLEQLLFDPKRYDLATVGRYKLTKKLGWKRRILGKKLAEPLVDKETGEVLVPADVIIESSMVENITVEQEAAIFGEDEPAIVYIKDKNDNRIKMICSRTLPYSHRTITVNDIIASISYLLNLMDGHGHKDDIDHLGNRRIRSVGELLQNQFRIGLSRMERVIRERMNTQDNDVITAQALVNIRPVVAAIKEFFGSSQLSQFMDQNNPLSELTHKRRLSALGPGGLSRERAGFEVRDVHNSHYGRMCPIETPEGPNIGLIGSLATYARINEFGFMETPYRKVDKVNKVVTNEVRYLTADEEDDLVIAQANEPLDENNWFKASRVTARVHEETMLVDANSVDYMDVSPKQIVSIATAMIPFLENDDANRALMGANMQRQAVPLFRTQAPLVGTGMEYKAACDSGVMILAKHAGEVVRATADFIEVRADETGEIDHYKLQKYMRSNQGTCINQVPIVYKGDHVEAKEPIADGPATDHGELALGYNVIVAYMPWEGYNYEDAILLSEKLVKEDIYTSIHIEEYECSARDTKLGPEEITQDIPNVAEDALKDLDADGIIRIGAEVRAGDILVGKVTPKGETELTAEERLLRAIFGEKAREVRDTSLRVPHGESGRIVDVKIFTRAHNDELPAGVNELVRVYIAQKRKISVGDKMAGRHGNKGVVSRVMREEDMPFLPDGTPVNIVLNPLGVPSRMNIGQVLETHLGMAVRELGMQIKAGDPTVEKRLRAIGYDFDKYGMPKPDVAGIHIATPVFDGAKGDEVFETLKASGFSENGKTILYDGRTGEPFENPVTVGCVYMLKLHHLVDDKIHARSTGPYSLVTQQPLGGKAQFGGQRFGEMEVWALEAYGAAYTLQEILTVKSDDVVGRVKTYEAIVKGENIPEPGVPESFKVLIKELQSIGLDIKVLSEDAQEIMINDTDDDINNEETAKELGMDATAAKESYGQAVNTDEVSNENTVDDDYTTDNNNDADNDMDDDDIIAHLGNFDTDDDFDK